The Coffea eugenioides isolate CCC68of unplaced genomic scaffold, Ceug_1.0 ScVebR1_153;HRSCAF=624, whole genome shotgun sequence genomic sequence AGTTAAGGAAACgatcttttttcattttagacttgtattatttggtttgtatttttaacTTTGAATTGAactgtcttgagtcctggcgagagctgggcaggcgtccctcGGATACCCCTGGGTTCGCCCttaggagaagtgggggcatcacagttggtatcagagcgctaggttagagaccTAATTGGGAGATGTATTAGGGACTTTACCCTTAAGAATTGAGATAAGATGATTTAGTGATACCCTAAGTGATATTTGAGCGAGATACCGACTTTAAGTTTCTAATCtgaaaattgtggttgttttgcagggatggagaatGGGAATGGAGGACCTGCTGCTAATGGTAATGACCATGCTAATGGCCATGTGGAGCCCCTTAGATCCATTTACTATAGCGCACGGGGTGGAGGAGCTCGTGTGCATTATTCACCTTCTACTAGGTATCCTTGATGTGTCTGTAGGAGGACATACGCTTACCCAAACCACCTTGTATTTGCTCTTGACGATGAGCGACGTCAGTTGGTAGATACCAATCGAGATCTGCTCCAGGAGGTAGAGGAGCTGAGCATTATGGTGAATGCTCAGAGTGCTAGGATTGCTGAGCTGGAGGAGACTTTGGCAGGCGAGGTAGCTACGGCTGAAGTCACCCGTGATGAGCTTCAGAGAGctagggctcgacttactaggATAGGTGAGGAGGTCCGTGATCGGGCTTCCGGGATCATGGCCGATGCTACTATGTTGATTGACGAGGTGATAGAGGTTGTACAGAGTCTAGTTCAGGTGGGCTctgaggaggatccagaggagaaccctgaggaggaggttccaCCTGATAGCCCCTGAGGACTAGGTTTAAAGTGACCgaccttttgacttttgtaattagaaatagctggggtgatgctagtgccaaagccattgtattttgcttgactgcgtggcctacttttgaggcacttgactTTACTTTAGTCGTGCATGACAAAAAGTACCTTTGTGGcacttgtgtgctatatttttgtaatttcccccatgacttgctaattgtatgaactttaAAGTGTAAATACATGctaattattgttatttctGATGTTTTCAAGATTGGCTCttgttttaataaatttctCGCGTGATCACTTTTATTTATTGCACTAGACACCACTAGAATTATGGACGGACGAAGAAGTGGACGAGGTCGTGGGCGAGAGTCTAGGCAAGCCCAACCTCACGGAGATGATCAGGGATCGACAACTGGGCCGACTCAGGGACAAAGAAATTTAGAGGGTAATCAactggctactgccattaataggatgactgatatccttgaGCAGTTAGCCGAGAAACAGGGTCTAGGGCCACTTAATCAGCCCGGgggccaggatagaggggaagatagagctTTGGAGAGGTTCCTGAAATTTAACCCGTCTAAATTCACTGGGGAGCCCGACCCcgaggtagcggagaattgaTTGGAGAGAATGGTCAACATATTCGCCGCCTTAGACTATACcgaatgtgaggacccgaaattttcatattttattttatttttctggcttaattaattatttactcacccgttttctctgaataatttatttcaattattttaaacttatttacatggaataatgtctcaattatatttttaacacgtctcgttagtaaaattaatttttctagggCTCGTATAGCGAGAAATAAGGAGTACACGTTTTTTGAGACTATGTTCGATCCGAGAGAacattagtcttggagaattaagaatgatcaatagtagattaagaaaagttaattgagagattagatgtgagtaagTTAAAATTAAGCTTATACCATGCGCGCGTCGAAAGTGTTCCGAAAGACGTGCTGGtacaaattaattggagatttgagaaattaatactagactcatgtgaggactcatgtttttatttccaaaatagttattttcatgattatttaccctagtattagttagttatatcatcgttacaagaatttcttagaaatttcactttatcgcgcacaagtcGGAAGTTCGCGTATTCGCGAGcacgattaattgagggattttagaaattattgttagactgctaagagtggataataatagtgttaaaggaagtgcattagaggtttagtgcacaagtgaaacaaacccgagaggaaacgggcacgaaacgcTCGCTTACACGCACTATTGAGAGTTGATTTTTCCCAAACTTTGGCCCCATGTTTccaagcttccaagggaagcttTAGTTATCAGATCTTCCTCTCTCTCCTCACCATTCTTGCTGGCCGAAACTTAGctccaaagaagaagaaaagagctCTCTCCATTTTCACTTGGAGATTGacttggactaggaagagagcatcatttccacggtttcttggagcttctaGGTGAccgaattttctgaatttcAACACCCAAGGGGTAGTAAATCATCCAACCtttgaaacttgatttttgTGAGTTAGATTGGACTtggaagctttttttttttttactttggcTAACCCCGATCGCAGGGAGGGATGCCACCCTctattaatttattaataaactAAAAGAAACATCAAACAAACCGGTCCCTTTACACCTACGTGATCCTGAACAAACGATATAATAGAAGGGAACCCAAATCTATCTAGGCGCAAGGCACCTCTAGTCGCCGGCGGTAACTTTGACACAGACGTGTAAATGACCTCTCCCCCCAGAGTACACCCAACCTTCGATAAAACATCAACAACTTGATTTTCCTGCCGAAAATAGTGGCCCACTCTAGGGATATGCTCCATAAACCCAAGCAACTGCTGTACCTCCAGGATGGACTTGGAATCTTGTAACTTCATGTGGGTAACTTTGGTTAGTTGAAAATCacttgagtgggctctatgaaatcccacaatggacaggctggactgatatgatgattttgggtgttatttatgttgattaagtgttaaactagtggatataagttgaaaaagtggaaagaaaatcaaaggaaaactTGCATGAGAAAGAGGCGAATTCTGCCCTATTTTTGCGGAGCACTTGGCGCGatttttttgtgatcaaattTCCTTGATTTGGTGTAGATATATTGTATaagttgtgtggaaagttttcaccaaaaatcacttgatttggttgggtaaaagttgcATTTTCGAAACATGTTCAAACCTGAAAAACGTGTACAGAGGTACTCTGGTAGCGAACTTTGAACAATCATCACTCCTTGCTCCGACATCAAAATTGAGTACCgtttgcggcatttgaaactagacacttgcAGTTTTCTAGCGAAATAAAATACATCCCTTGATTCGACTTGAGTgagtgtaacagccccactttcccctaaggcgaaccaaaggggttagcggactgcctgcccagctcttgccagAGTTCGAACTCAATCGAGCAGGGAAATGGAGGATTGAACTTGACTCGAAGAAAATGTTAAAAAACTCAAACCCAACTTGATGTGGCTCGAACAATTATGCTGTTACTTTTTTTTCCattataaaatttaattaaGCATGCAAACCAACTTGTAAATTAACTGAAACATAACCCTTAATggtaattttataattaaaaatacatattatttaaattaaaaaatactcGACGAGTAGCTTGTTGAGTTCGAGTACCATATATTCGGACTCGAAACTCGACTTGCATCCCCACTCGAGCTACTCGAACTCGGTCAAAGCAAGTTCGAGTTGATTGGTTGACAGCTAGCAAGCAGCTCAAATCGCAATCAACCCTAAATGCGATTAGTGAATGAAAAATTGTCTAGCCTAGAGTGGGAGTAGACATTTTGACatattcaaatccaacaagcaTTGCAAGCAATGCAATGCAATTGAATGGAAAATAAGGGAAATTCATATTTATACTATCAGTTACGAGAAGAATCAACTCTATTGCACATTATATAACCTATATCTTGCACCTTTCCATTCTAAATCTCCAATATTTTGTGGACGTCATCCACATATATCCTGATCAGTCTCCTGAAACAAAACTGCGAAGCAATCCTTTTGCTTGTGTGTAGCTCCAACCAGATGGCTTCAATCAAATCGTTGAATTCTCCAGTGGTTCGGATATCAACTTCAGACCAAACAACCTCTCGGCATTTGCTTTTGTATCACCGATAAGGGTCTGGCATCTAGTTTCATCATGTTTTGATTCCACAAGTCTATTTGCTACATATTATCCGAACTCTTTTGTCCATGTTAACATTGGAGGCTCCTAGATGTGCACCAAATAACTATCTATTAAAGGAACCAACTTCAAAATGCATGCTTTCTTTTATCATTCTAGATTAGGTTCAAGAGGAAATTCAAACGCATCCAACAAAAGATATTGCTATGCATTCTGTTAATGTTCTAGATTGACCTAACATATCAATAATCCTCCATGTGAAAGATCCAAATTAGGTTAAGGGGAAAATTTGAACTTATCCAATAGAAGATATTGTAAACTTCACTTAATAGGCTGAAATGGCTAGAAGCCACTAcaagaaaaattatatttggAGGCGCAACAAAATGATGCAATAGGAAACTTTTAGAGGCACTTAGACTATTGAGGCGCACACATCAAATGTCTACTAAACTACCCGTTTGGAAAAGGTTGGAGGCGTTTCTTAACGTCATGTTTAATGAATTTGATGCATTCACAATTGCCATGATAGAAATTGCAAATAGGCACACACCAATGCCTCTAAAGATGCCCTATAAAGGCACTTTACTTGGTATCATTTTTGCTCTTTTTAGGACACTTTTACGTGTTGCCAAAAAGTAATTGTCTAGGCACAATGAAGTGCATTATATACATTAATGGAGGCAGTTTATAGTGTAGTGTTTACCTGTCTTTCAAGGCATTTTCTACCATTGTAAAAAGGAATCTCCAAACACTCAAAAAGTGTCACGATATGTGGTtttactaggtgcattagtttcAATGTAGGCATTGGCAAGTGCCTCAATAGATGTCttttttttgtgcaattttCATCTAAATTTTATACTCTAATCTCCTAATACAATACGCCAAACACATAATATGCAATTGTAAGACAGCCACTATGCCAAAGAATATAAATCTGCTTGAAAGTAAAAAACTGGTGACATCCTAAATAAAGCAAAAAGTTCCACAAATCTGAAGTTAATTCAAAAACTAGCATTAATACTTCTTTAAACAAAAGGCTGTCATCCAACTCTTGCAATAGAATCCAGCAACATTCTCAAGAACACAAAATATTCCACAAATTTGAAGTTAACTCAAAAACTAGTATTGGTTCTCTAAACAAAAGGCTGCTGTCCAACTCTTGCTTCTCTAACAAAAGGCTGCTGTCCAACTCTTGCTTCTCCAAACAAAAGGCTACTGTCAATCCTCATGAATCTTCACCTATAAAATTAGTAGATTAAGTAAGAACACCACTTCATTATCCATCCAActtacaaatatttgtaaagaaaaaaacTTGAACAATCTTGTGTCAAATTATACCAATTTCAGTGGCCAAGCAATCGGTGCACCAAGTGCATCTTCAATTGTTTGCAATAGCCCATAAGGCCTAATCAATTGTTCATTGCGTTCCATCACGATTTGTACTAGTATTTCACACCAACATGGTCCTAATGGTTGTCCACCAACAACTTTAGAAGGATCAATTCCTTGGAGGCGACCAATAGCTAGACATTTTGTTGGATCAAACAAGCTGAAAATATCCACCCAATCACCTTCCTACAAGATAATTTGAAGTCATAGAATTGAATTAGGtagatttattttttaaaaaaatttggtagAGTTTCCCCTGCATTTTGAgcatttctccaattttcagcaataaaacTTAATAACCATGACTTTACTAAGTAGAAATTACCATGTTTTACTATTCAATATAACCAAACAAAATAGCAGTTTAATGAATCAACAAGTTTCAAACAACAAAAGTGAGTATCCTCATATGGTATAATCACAATAAATTCTTGAAAAATAATCATGAATATACCTGAAGAGAACGAGCACCCATAGGAGATTTTGAAACATGATTAGAGGACGTTGAATTTATCGAGCCACCAGTTTTTGAGCCACTATTTTGCTGCTGACACACCATTGCTTTGAGCTCTGCAAGTTCTTTGGCTTGGTCTTTCAGCTGCTGATCTTGCTCAGCAAATTTATCTTCCATCTTAGAAATTGCTGCCTTTTGCTCCATAACGATACGCTGACAAGTGCTGCGACTAGGTACATTACCCCATTTGTCTGATGGTGTCACACCTAGACCATACATGCACACACGCCCATTGTTATCTTCCCCAAATACTTGGGCAAATGCATCATTACGACCAACATCATCATTAGAACCAGGGGGAAGTTGGCTAACTTTTTCCTTCAAAGCTTGCTGTAtttaaaatccagaaaaaattCAATATTACTAAAGTCGATTATCTTACATTAATGAAGATAAAATCAGTCCTAAGTTAGTAGACAATTTAAGTCGTTTAGAGTACTAATTTCATCAACCAATTAATAACTTACTAATGTAGCTGCAACGTCATCATTTCCTGGGTTTCCGTTTGAGTCAGTATAACAGTGTTCGAACATATCAACTCGTGATGGGAGATGACCTAATTTTTTCATCTATAGAAAATGAAGTCTTCATAAGACCACTAGGTGATACAAGAAAAAACTAAATGAAACTAAAAGGTTTAAAAGATTTACCAATTTCTTTTGAATTGAGCATACGATTTCTTCCCTGTCTTATGATTCATTGTTTTCTTAGCCCGACTCATCTTATTCTTCTCGCTGGTATTctgaaattatagaaaaataGTGAAAACTTATAATCTCAACATAATGCTTGATATTTAATAGTTAAAACAGTTATACCTTTGTTTCCTTTAAGCTCCAGTAAGCCAGAAGATTTCTCCACTGATCTTTCAAGATCCGCTGATCCCTATTGTTAATTTGACTCTCAATGGATTCATTTGGATTGTAATATTTTGCCTTTAAAGCTGATTTCcaatttctccattttttgccGATTGATTTCAAAGTCCAAAAATCTGCACCTGGAGAAAGACGAAATTTTTCCTACAATAACACCTCAAATagttagacccatatttttgtCATATAAAGGGTACAGCTGTATATTTGCATCAAGCAAAATGTGCATTACCTTCACCAATACAAGCATGTCTTGCTTCTTATCATTTGTCATTTCACGCCAATCTGTCACGTCTAGAGGAGCATACTTTCCATTTCTTGCTATTGTTCCTAAGAACTCAGTAAATTTGGACCATCCTTATCAAATCTAACTTTGTACCGATGACAACTACTAGGTTTACCCCATATTTCTGTCATATATGTTGGCCCTCTAGTTTTTCTTTGTGAATTTTCATCTGCATTTTCTTCATCTATAACCATGAAATATGACGCCGGTGAATTTCATTACCAAAAAAAACTAGTAGAACTAAAAGTTTTGAAACTGAATCTCAAGAATGAAAATCAGAACTGGGCATGACTTATTAGAGATGTACCTGTAGAGTTAGGCTCCTCAATGTGAATCTGATTTTCAGCTATATCCTCGTGTTGATCAACAAGTGTATTTCCGGTAATCTTCTGTCTTTTAGTCCTTGCCATTCctacaaataaaaatatttaacaaataaaagaatacaaatacaaaaaggaTAGCAAAATCTCAAACGAATATGATAATAGAAAGGCTACAACTAGACTGAAAATTTTCATCTACTAACAAATCAATTTTAAAGTGCAAGTAAGTAagttaaaacagaaattttaaaatagaCAAATGCAAAGGCACAACAAGGTTAATCTGAATTTGCATCTACAAGAAAATGCATGTGAAATTGCAACCACGTTTATAGTTACAACTTTTACAGTTTTAATAGCAAAAACCAAACATTTCAACAATTCAGGCTAGTGGAGTATTTCATCTCCATCATCTTCTCGAACCCATCGAATGTCTTCATTCTCATTGTCCATTTGAGTTGTTGAGGTAATTGTGCTCTGCAAATACATCTCAATATCACATACGGGGTCCATCATAAACTCATTCCTAGGAGATGTAGCAACAACAACACTCCAGCCTTCAGCTAAAGGGTCTTCAACATAAAAAACTTGTGAAACTTGGGTTGCTATCACATATGGCTCAGGGTGAGGCTTTACATTCTTGAAGTTGGCCAATGTGAATCCATCCTCATCTTGCTTTAATCTTTTGCCTTTTGATATCCAATCACATTCAAATAAGGTGACAGTTCGGCCTTCAGTGTAATTTAACTCAAGGATATTCGTCAAAATACCATAGTAAGCCAAGTCACTTAAAATTGGATTATTATCTTTAGTACTCGAAAAGCTTGATGTTGTTGCATTGACAAGAACCCCACTATTCTGAGTTTTCCTCTGAGATTCTAATTGTCTTGTATGGAAGCGAAAGCCAGTGACAAGAATCTTTTGATATGTTCTCCCCACATTATTTGGACCCCTAGCCAGAAGTTTCAAATCTTTGGAGATGTCAACACCATCAGCCACTTGAATCTGCTTAACCTATTATATACAAAATGTAACAATGAcaaatttcttcttttatgcataaaaaaaaagataatagaaCCTGTAAGATTGTTGAGCTTACATGGTTCGAAAACCAATCTGCAAAATTCTCACAATGAATACGCTCAATGACATGTTTTCCAGCACATGGATTTTGCTCCTCCACCATTTTATGGTGTTTGCTGCATATAGAAACTCACTAAGTATTTaacatatataatttttttaattgaaaggAATTTACTTACTCAACATATGGCTTGATGTGGTCGCAATTAAATAGCACATATTGatatgcttttctcaaaatttcattgctgaaatttgttggaGTTCCTTTTCCTAATGGACGACATGAACTGGAAAATACATCGAAGCCTTCACTTGAGGTGTTGCCCACATCATCATTTCTACTTGTCCGATTAAACTTCGTTTCAACATAATCAGCTAGGTATAAGGAACAAAAATTCAAACATTCCTCAGCTAAATACCCTTCAGCAATACAGCCTTCTGGTCGACTTCTATTTCGGACATAGGATTTCAAAGTTCCTAAATACCTTGACAAGGCAAGTTTTAATTCAAGTTTAGAATATTGAGATGAAGTTAATGAtaaaaaatgtctaaaattttcaaaatacttCACTTAAATATTTCATGAGTACCTTTCTATAGGATACATCCACCGATAATGGACAGGCCCTCCTATTTTTGCTTCGCTAACCAAATGAACAGCTAGATGTACCATCACATTAAAAAAggatggtggaaaaatcctttcTAATTGACAAAGTATGATACCAATCTCTTTTTCCAAATGAACTAAATCTGCTGGATCCAAAACTTTGGAGCACAACTTGCGAAAATACCTGCTCAATTTGACTAAAGGAGAGCGAACTGCTTTTGATAAAGTCCTGCGCAGAGCTATTGGGAGAAGTTGTTGCATCAAAATATGGTAATCATGACTTTTTAATCCAGAAATTTTTTGTGGCTTTACTTTAACACATCTAGAAATATTTGTTGCGTAGCCATCTGGAACTTTTATCCCTTTCAAAACTTTGTAAAATatctccttttccttctttttcattGTAAAGCAAGCTGGAGGCAGAACACTCCTACCATTTCCCTTCTCAATGGGATGCAATTCTGATCTTATACCCATATCACGAAGGTCAAGACGTGACTTTTTATTATCTTTGGTTTTTTCCAGATTCAACAATGTAGCCACAATGATCTCACAGATGTTCTTCTCAATGTGCATAACGTCAAGATTATGACGTATCATATTGTCTTTCCAATAGGGCAAATCAAAGAAAATACttaattttttccaattaaatgGCAATTCTGGATTGTCACTAACTGTCTTCCCAAGTTTAATACTATAACCAGCTAACTCATCTAAAATTGTAGACCCCATTAACCTTCCTGGTGGTTTTCCATACTCTACAGCTCCATTGAAAGATTTAGCATCTTTGCGAAATGGATGGTTCATTTCCAAGTACCTTCGATGCCCCATATAGCAATATTTTCCCCAATTTTGCAGATGCTGTGAAGATGTGTATTTATGGCATACAGGACATGCAAGTTTTCCTTTAGTGCTCCATCCGGAGAGGATTGCATAACCTGGAAAGTCACTGATGGTCCATAAAAGTGCTGCACGAAGTtgaaagttttcttttcttgatgcaTCATATGTATTCACTCCAACATCCCACAATTCCTTTAATTCTGCTATGAGAGGTTTTAAATATATATCAATATTATTTCCTGGTGCAAATGGACCGGGTATCAACAATGACAACATAA encodes the following:
- the LOC113755501 gene encoding uncharacterized protein LOC113755501, whose translation is MARTKRQKITGNTLVDQHEDIAENQIHIEEPNSTGTIARNGKYAPLDVTDWREMTNDKKQDMLVLVKEKFRLSPGADFWTLKSIGKKWRNWKSALKAKYYNPNESIESQINNRDQRILKDQWRNLLAYWSLKETKMKKLGHLPSRVDMFEHCYTDSNGNPGNDDVAATLQALKEKVSQLPPGSNDDVGRNDAFAQVFGEDNNGRVCMYGLGVTPSDKWGNVPSRSTCQRIVMEQKAAISKMEDKFAEQDQQLKDQAKELAELKAMVCQQQNSGSKTGGSINSTSSNHVSKSPMGARSLQEGDWVDIFSLFDPTKCLAIGRLQGIDPSKVVGGQPLGPCWCEILVQIVMERNEQLIRPYGLLQTIEDALGAPIAWPLKLVKIHED
- the LOC113755502 gene encoding uncharacterized protein LOC113755502, with translation MVADDLVAWITMIKGYGTDGLGPQASKWLREFGGSRSKAKENAELHLKVYGFVKGYTHWAAHGEFVYSSAPKPTSYDISHGVRDELDDMHGLVHDAMGIPEQDYTRIDGTEYKSQLPNVEAEKFYNLIDNSNKELYSGCKRFSKLSFMIRLLHLKCLGKLSNKIFDMLLDLLKEAFPDAMDGLPKSYYEVEKLMKELGLGYDKYDACPNDCHMRWHAEGRTKDGNMRHPADSPCWQTFDFHHPEFSQDSRNVRLGLVSDGFNPFKNMSSTHSTWPVILMPYNLPPWMCMKQPNFMLSLLIPGPFAPGNNIDIYLKPLIAELKELWDVGVNTYDASRKENFQLRAALLWTISDFPGYAILSGWSTKGKLACPVCHKYTSSQHLQNWGKYCYMGHRRYLEMNHPFRKDAKSFNGAVEYGKPPGRLMGSTILDELAGYSIKLGKTVSDNPELPFNWKKLSIFFDLPYWKDNMIRHNLDVMHIEKNICEIIVATLLNLEKTKDNKKSRLDLRDMGIRSELHPIEKGNGRSVLPPACFTMKKKEKEIFYKVLKGIKVPDGYATNISRCVKVKPQKISGLKSHDYHILMQQLLPIALRRTLSKAVRSPLVKLSRYFRKLCSKVLDPADLVHLEKEIGIILCQLERIFPPSFFNVMVHLAVHLVSEAKIGGPVHYRWMYPIERYLGTLKSYVRNRSRPEGCIAEGKHHKMVEEQNPCAGKHVIERIHCENFADWFSNHVKQIQVADGVDISKDLKLLARGPNNVGRTYQKILVTGFRFHTRQLESQRKTQNSGVLVNATTSSFSSTKDNNPILSDLAYYGILTNILELNYTEGRTVTLFECDWISKGKRLKQDEDGFTLANFKNVKPHPEPYVIATQVSQVFYVEDPLAEGWSVVVATSPRNEFMMDPVCDIEMYLQSTITSTTQMDNENEDIRWVREDDGDEILH